Proteins from a genomic interval of Herpetosiphonaceae bacterium:
- a CDS encoding TetR/AcrR family transcriptional regulator has product MTKTDRRVQRTRKLLQQALIELIGEQRYDAITTQEIVDRANVGRTTFYLHYSSKDDLFMSCHEAILSRFHFGPHYLPSREELLSPEVPSAVTAAFRHLADARSLLYPIFQGKDNQLIQRRIRDRSAQAIEASLRAAFAEADSAIPFDVLASYLAGAQFALVHWWLEKRQPHPPEALAQMFHRLQRATIRDAFGLCDDA; this is encoded by the coding sequence ATGACAAAGACAGACCGGCGGGTCCAGCGCACGCGCAAGCTGCTGCAACAGGCGCTGATCGAGCTGATCGGCGAGCAGCGATATGATGCTATCACAACTCAGGAGATCGTGGATCGCGCCAACGTCGGGCGGACGACGTTCTACCTGCACTACAGCAGCAAAGACGACTTATTCATGAGCTGCCACGAAGCCATCCTCAGCCGGTTCCATTTCGGGCCGCACTACCTCCCCTCGCGTGAAGAGCTGCTGTCGCCCGAAGTGCCATCGGCGGTGACAGCCGCGTTCCGGCATCTTGCAGATGCGCGGTCGCTGTTGTATCCGATTTTTCAGGGCAAGGATAATCAGTTGATCCAGCGCCGAATTCGTGACCGGAGCGCGCAGGCAATCGAAGCGAGCCTGCGCGCCGCCTTTGCCGAAGCCGACAGCGCTATCCCGTTTGATGTGCTGGCGAGCTATCTAGCCGGAGCGCAGTTCGCCCTGGTGCATTGGTGGCTGGAGAAGCGCCAGCCCCATCCCCCCGAAGCCCTCGCGCAGATGTTTCACCGCTTGCAGCGTGCGACTATCCGCGATGCATTTGGGCTATGCGACGATGCGTAG